A DNA window from Pogona vitticeps strain Pit_001003342236 chromosome 2, PviZW2.1, whole genome shotgun sequence contains the following coding sequences:
- the LOC144587242 gene encoding uncharacterized protein LOC144587242, which produces MHSHCSSHETSLRGERQYKCLQCGKSFSKSSSLVSHQRTHTGGKTYKCMECGKSFSESSTLSSHQRTHTGEKPYKCMECGKCFNQSSNFSRHQRTHTGEKPYKCMECGKNFIQSGELSSHQITHTGEKPYKCMECGKIFSHSSSLSFHQRTHTGEKPYKCMECGKSFSHSSSLSSHQRTHTGEKPYKCMECGKCFSRSGDLSSHQRTHTGEKPYKCMECGKCFSGSGDLSSHQRTHTGEKPYNCMECGKCFSRSGDLSSHQRTHTGEKPYKCMECGKSFNQNNSLSSHQRTHTGEKPYKCMECGKCFSKSSNLHSHQLTHTGEKPYKCMECGKGFSKSSHLNSHQLTHTGEKPYKCMECGKSFSLSSSLRSHQRTHTGEKPYKCMICGKSFTHSSHLSSHRRTHTGEKPYKCMVCGKRFTQSGNLSSHERIHTGEKPYKYLECGKSFNHSSTLSSHQ; this is translated from the coding sequence ATGCACAGTCATTGTAGTTCACATGAAACATCCCTGAGGGGTGAGAGACAGTACAAATGcctacagtgtggaaagagcttcagtaagaGCAGTAGCCTCgtttcccatcaaagaactcacactgggggaaaaacatataaatgcatggaatgtggaaagagctttagtgagagCAGTACCCtaagttcccatcaaagaactcacactggggagaaaccatataaatgcatggaatgtgggaagtgctttaATCAGAGCAGTAACTTCAGTcgccatcaaagaactcacactggtgagaaaccatataaatgcatggaatgtggaaagaactttattCAGAGCGGTGAACTGAGTTCCCATCAAATaactcacactggtgagaaaccatataaatgcatggaatgtggaaagatcttcagtcacagcagttccctgagtttccatcaaagaactcacactggtgagaaaccatataaatgcatggaatgtggaaagagcttcagtcacagcagttccctgagttcccatcaaagaactcacactggggagaaaccatataaatgcatggaatgtgggaagtgtttcagtCGTAGCGGTGatctgagttcccatcaaagaactcacactggggagaaaccatataaatgcatggaatgtgggaagtgtttcagtGGTAGCGGTGatctgagttcccatcaaagaactcacactggggagaaaccatataattgcatggaatgtgggaagtgtttcagtCGTAGCGGTGatctgagttcacatcaaagaactcacactggggagaaaccttataaatgcatggaatgtggaaagagcttcaatcagaacaattccctgagttcacatcaaagaactcacactggggagaaaccatataaatgcatggaatgtggaaagtgcttcagtaaGAGCAGTAACCTGCATTCACATCAAttaactcacactggagagaaaccatataaatgcatggaatgtggaaagggcttcagtaAGAGCAGCCACCTAAATTCCCATCAAttaactcacactggggagaaaccatataaatgcatggaatgtggaaagagtttcagcctGAGCAGTTCACTGAGatctcatcaaagaactcacactggggagaaaccatataaatgcatgatatgtgggaagagcttcactcacagcagtcacctgagttcacatcgaagaactcacactggggagaaaccatataaatgcatggtatgtggAAAGCGCTTCACTCAGAGCGGTAACCTGAGttcacatgaaagaattcacactggggagaaaccatataaatacttggaatgtggaaagagcttcaatcacagcagtaccctgagttcccatcaatgA
- the LOC144587221 gene encoding LOW QUALITY PROTEIN: uncharacterized protein LOC144587221 (The sequence of the model RefSeq protein was modified relative to this genomic sequence to represent the inferred CDS: substituted 1 base at 1 genomic stop codon): protein MQSDCTSRETSPRGERQYKCLQCGKSFSHSSNLSSHERIHTGEKPYKCMECGKSFTQSSTLSTHQRAHTGEKPYKCMECGKSFSQSGTLSFHQRTHTGEKPYKCMECGKRFSHSGTLSSHQRTHTGEKPYKCMECGKSFNQSSGLSRHQRVHTGEKPYKCMDCGKSFSGSYSLSSHQKTHTREKPYKCMECGKSFSHSSMLSTHERTHTGEKPYKCVECGKSFSQSSTLSSHQTTHTGKKPYKCMECGKSFSHSNNLRSHHRTHTGETPYKCMECGKSFTDSSGLSSHQKSHTGEKPYKCMECGKSFSHRSNLSLHERIHTGVKPYKCMECGKSFRQSSALSTHQKTHTGEKPYKCMECGKSFSQNSSLSFHQRTHTGEKPYKCMECGKSFSHSSHLRSHERIHTGEKPYKCMECGKSFIQSSSLSSHQRTHTGEKPYKCMDCGKSFSGSYSLSSHQKTHTREKPYKCMDCGKSFCHSRNLSTHERTHAGEKPYKCMECGKSFTQSVNLSYHERTHTGEKPYKCMECGKSFSHSNSLSXHERTHTGVKPYTVRSRLTNGSTYECFDLRTAPIGIYGLDL, encoded by the coding sequence ATGCAGAGTGATTGTACTTCACGTGAAACATCCCCGAGGGGTGAGAGACAGTACAAATGcctacagtgtggaaagagcttcagtcacagcagtaacTTAAGttcacatgaaagaattcacactggggagaaaccatataaatgcatggaatgtggaaagagtttcactcAGAGCAGTACGTTAAGTACACATCAAAgagctcacactggggagaaaccatataaatgcatggaatgtggaaagagtttcagtcagagcgGTACTCTGAgtttccatcaaagaactcacactggggagaaaccttataaatgcatggaatgtggaaagcgtTTCAGTCACAGCGGTActctgagttcccatcaaagaactcacactggggagaaaccttataaatgcatggaatgtggaaagagtttcaatcAGAGCAGTGGCCTAAGTAGACATCAAAgagttcacactggggagaaaccatataaatgcatggattgtggaaagagcttcagtggcAGCTatagcctcagttcccatcaaaaaACTCATActagggagaaaccatataaatgcatggaatgtggaaagagcttcagtcacagcagtatgTTAAGtacacatgaaagaactcacactggggagaaaccatataaatgcgtggaatgtggaaagagtttcagtcagagcagtaccctgagttcccatcaaacaactcacacagggaagaaaccatataaatgcatggaatgtggaaagagtttcagtcacagCAATAACCTCCGTTCCCATcacagaactcacactggggagacaccatataaatgcatggaatgtggaaagagtttcactgACAGCAGTggtctcagttcccatcaaaaatctcacactggagagaaaccatataaatgcatggaatgtggaaagagcttcagtcacaggtCTAACTTAAGtttacatgaaagaattcacactggtgtgaaaccatataaatgcatggaatgtggaaagagcttcagacagagcAGTGCCCTAAGTActcatcaaaaaactcacactggggagaaaccatataaatgcatggaatgtggaaagagcttcagtcagaactcTAGCCTCAgtttccatcaaagaactcacactggggagaaaccatataaatgcatggaatgtggaaagagcttcagtcacagcagtcactTACGttcacatgaaagaattcacactggggagaaaccatataagtgcatggaatgtggaaagagcttcattcagAGTAgtagcctcagttcccatcaaagaactcacactggggagaaaccatataaatgcatggattgtggaaagagcttcagtggcAGCTatagcctcagttcccatcaaaaaactcacactagggagaaaccatataaatgcatggactgtggaaagagcttctgtcACAGCCGTAACTTAAGTACGCATGAAAGAACTCAcgctggggagaaaccatataaatgcatggaatgtggaaagagtttcactcAGAGCGTTAACCTCAGTTaccatgaaagaactcacactggggagaaaccatataaatgcatggaatgtggaaagagcttcagtcacagcaataGCCTCAGTTagcatgaaaggactcacactggggtgAAACCAtatacagtgaggtctcgacttacgaacggctcgacatacgaatgtttcgacttacgaacagctcccataggaatatatggactcgacttatga